In Macaca thibetana thibetana isolate TM-01 chromosome 8, ASM2454274v1, whole genome shotgun sequence, one DNA window encodes the following:
- the CHRAC1 gene encoding chromatin accessibility complex protein 1 encodes MADVVVGKDKCGEQRLISLPLSRIRVIMKSSPEVSSINQEALVLTAKATELFVQCLATYSYRHGSGKEKKVLTYSDLANTAQESETFQFLADILPKKILASKYLKMLKEEKREEDEENDNDNESDHDEAES; translated from the exons ATGGCGGACGTGGTCGTGGGCAAAGACAAGTGCGGGGAGCAGCGGCTCATCTCGCTGCCTCTATCCCGCATCCGGGTCATCATGAAGAGCTCCCCCGAGGTGTCCAGCATCAACCAGGAGGCGTTGGTGCTCACAGCCAAGGCCACG gaGCTCTTTGTTCAATGCCTAGCCACCTATTCCTACAGACACGGcagtggaaaggaaaagaaagtactGACTTACAGTGATTTAGCAAATACTGCACAGGAATCAGAAACTTTTCAGTTTCTTGCAG ATATATTACCAAAGAAGATATTAGCTAGTAAATACCTGAAAATGcttaaagaggaaaagagggaagaagatgAGGAGAATGACAATGATAATGAAAGTGACCATGATGAAGCTGAATCCTAA